In Phenylobacterium hankyongense, the sequence TCGAAGGTGATGACGCCGAGCGGCGCGCCGAGCTGGCCGGCGGCCTTGGCGGCCAGGGCGATCACCTTCTGGTGGCCGCGGTGCACGCCGTCGAAGCTGCCCATGGCGAGCGCCGCCCCGCGGTCGTCGGCGGGCAGGTGCTTCCAGCCACGGATGACCCGGACCCGGCTCATGCGGCCCGACGCGGGATCATGACCACGGCCTCGCCATCCACGACGGTCTTGCCGTTGACGACGCATACGGTCTCCAGCGTGGCGTGGCCGCGCTTGTCGTCCAGCGCCTTCACCGTCACCCGCGCGGTCACCAGGTCGCCGATCTTCACCGGCCGGCGGAAGCGCAGGGACTGGCTGAGGTAGATGGCCCCGGGGCCGGGCATCCGGGTCCCGAGGACCGCGGAGATGTAGGCGGCCGAGAGCATGCCGTGGGCGATCCGCCCGCCGAAGCTGGTGGTCCGCGCGTAATCCTCGTCCAGGTGCACCGGGTTGACGTCGCCGGAGACGGCGGCGAAGGCCTCGATGTCCGCAGCGCCCACCTCGCGGCTCAGCTCCGCGCTCTGGCCCAGGCTCAGTTCGTCGAAATAGAAACCCTGCACCGGCAGCCGCTCCCCTTGCGCGGTTTTCATTAAGCGACCGGGCCCGCGCTTACCAGACGAGGTCGGCCATGGCCCAGGTGGCGGCGAGGCCGTCCTGGCGCAAGAGATCGGCCACGGCGGCGTTGTTCAGGCCGTCCGGGCCGATGGTCTCCGCCCCATGGATGCCGCTGGCGACGAACAGCACGTCGAGATTGCGGGCGTTGGCGCCGCGCACGTCGGTGGGCAGGCCGTCGCCGATGCAAAGCACCCGCGAGCGGTCCAGCGGCCGCTCCAGCCGGGACGCGGCTTCCTCCAGCGCGAGGTCGTAGATCGCCTGGTAGGGCTTGCCGGCCATCAGCACCTTGCCGCCCAGGCTCTCGTAGAGCTGGGCGAGCGCGCCGCCGCAGTAGACCAGTTTCTCGCCGCGCTGCACGACGATGTCCGGGTTGGCGCAGATCATCTCCAGGCCGCGGGCGATGGTGTCTTCGAACCGCTCGCGATAGTCGGCCGGCTCATCGTTTTCGTCGTCGAAAGGGCCGGTGCAGGAGATGAACCGCGCGGCCTCCAGGTCCGAGAACTCGAGGTCGATGCCCTTGTAGAGCGGCCCGTCGCGGTCGGGGCCGAGCCGCCAGGCGGGGCCCGGCGCCCGCTGCGCCAACAGCACCCGCGTGGCGTCGCCGGAGGTCACCACGTGCGACCAGGCCTCGCGCGGCACGCCCAGGCCGTCGAGCTGGTCGATCACCGGCCCGTTGGGACGCGGCGCATTGGAGATCAGCACCACCGGCCCGCGCTGCGCGCGGAAGCGGGCCAGCGCCTCGCAGGCCTTCGGGAAGCTCTCGCGGCC encodes:
- a CDS encoding TIGR01459 family HAD-type hydrolase, with amino-acid sequence MTAPTQAAGLSELSDRYDVLLCDVWGVIHNGRESFPKACEALARFRAQRGPVVLISNAPRPNGPVIDQLDGLGVPREAWSHVVTSGDATRVLLAQRAPGPAWRLGPDRDGPLYKGIDLEFSDLEAARFISCTGPFDDENDEPADYRERFEDTIARGLEMICANPDIVVQRGEKLVYCGGALAQLYESLGGKVLMAGKPYQAIYDLALEEAASRLERPLDRSRVLCIGDGLPTDVRGANARNLDVLFVASGIHGAETIGPDGLNNAAVADLLRQDGLAATWAMADLVW
- a CDS encoding MaoC family dehydratase produces the protein MKTAQGERLPVQGFYFDELSLGQSAELSREVGAADIEAFAAVSGDVNPVHLDEDYARTTSFGGRIAHGMLSAAYISAVLGTRMPGPGAIYLSQSLRFRRPVKIGDLVTARVTVKALDDKRGHATLETVCVVNGKTVVDGEAVVMIPRRAA